Proteins from a single region of Besnoitia besnoiti strain Bb-Ger1 chromosome Unknown contig00019, whole genome shotgun sequence:
- a CDS encoding uncharacterized protein (encoded by transcript BESB_033200), producing the protein MGLCSKRFGYESPAVGTWCIALSLQLVTGVIMVIVGYDSNIRDILEAASLTSNAYRVFTWMGVVHVALAVLIAAVVALGLFVSPCFLCPLCIINIAESIYCVVSAATAGAYLQPYISYVKHSELAFEGASSWSAGDTFFARTNSGYILAASVLALATLASFGRANGMSNDTPIPEAQLYVPCVTLIIVCGGIFLIGGGGQGYTVSMGVIWFIIAAGVVIMLNITHCCLSPKICNILVAAAFACVVVFAMISCIVTAATYRSVVDEIGISGVPQYSKAPSEDIWDKYKVYAIMGGGKWLVIESCTSLACAILGLFSTVYSIRSVLSCCGKGE; encoded by the exons ATGGGGCTTTGTTCGAAGCGATTCGGCTACGAAAGCCCAGCGGTGGGCACGTGGTGCATAGCGTTGAGCTTGCAGCTCGTGACGGGCGTTATCATGGTCATCGTTGGCTACGACAGCAACATCCGTGACATTTTGGAGGCGGCTTCTCTCACCAGCAACGCGTACCGTGTCTTCACGTGGATGGGTGTAGTCCATGTCGCACTTGCCGTGCTGATCGCTGCCGTGGTGGCCTTAGGTCTCTTTGTCAGTCCGTGTTTCTTGTGCCCTTTGTGCATAATCAATATCGCGGAGAGCATTTACTGCGTCGTGAGTGCTGCCACTGCGGGAGCATATCTGCAGCCGTACATTTCGTACGTAAAGCACTCTGAGCTTGCGTTCGAAGGCGCTAGCTCGTGGTCGGCTGGTGACACGTTCTTCGCTCGAACCAACAGCGGATACATCCTGGCTGCTTCGgttctcgcgctcgcgaccCTCGCTTCGTTCGGCCGTGCGAACGGCATGAGCAACGACACCCCCATCCCTGAGGCCCAACT GTACGTCCCCTGTGTCACCTTGATCATCGTATGTGGTGGCATCTTCCTTATCGGCGGTGGCGGCCAAGGTTACACTGTCAGCATGGGCGTGATCTGGTTCATTATTGCGGCGGGCGTCGTCATCATGTTGAATATCACTCACTGCTGCCTGTCGCCGAAGATCTGCAATATTCTGGTAGCTGCGGCGTTCGCGTGTGTGGTGGTCTTCGCCATGATCAGCTGCATTGTAACTGCAGCCACGTATCGTAGCGTTGTGGACGAAATTGGGATTTCCGGCGTGCCCCAATACTCCAAGGCTCCGTCAGAGGATATTTGGGACAAGTACAAGGTGTATGCAATTATGGGTGGGGGCAAATGGCTTGTCATCGAGTCCTGCACTTCACTGGCTTGCGCCATCCTGGGACTTTTCTCCACTGTCTACTCCATCCGTTCTGTCCTGAGTTGCTGCGGCAAAGGCGAGTAG
- a CDS encoding uncharacterized protein (encoded by transcript BESB_033210), with the protein MAATALARETQPRSALQVSAQVGTSVGEMAPVLGDDRRAGLEGAAETQSDAVLEARDSRADGAIDATSSQNGKPNEDTEESTEASSGVTGEAEESGEPEPSAAAENDEASDERPPAISEKENLSEEAPQGEAAADADAEPGELSPEAQDAASVTEKREDAPVDDSKECSPSARTPPANTEVPSDTQGDLRAAMQRDSASAVDARDQEKSASTDVKRDAATIQTNEPKPEDVAAATGPSAAEAEEQATRAEEPQPSPTAALPADAATKQEPSDDQPQTATRSGGAEEVAALAGAPGAQSRKSAKEDAKGDADMPASGAPASAETGKEKESPQSTPGGEPPASANGERGEKKLRKKKKERKTVFESVPEPSKAHTGARAAALARKESQTVFESAPAEKSAAHFRACEKAPERQQLRTVFEAQKAEKSSAHVRYGDKAPDRTEGPTVFEAQRTAKSTADFRAGEKISDRKEGQTVFESQRSTKSIADFRADEKLSDRKEGRTVYEAQRSTKSVADFRAGEKLSDRKEGQTVFESQRSTKSIADFRADEKLSDRKEGRTVYEAQRSAKSSADFRADEKLSDRKEGRTVYESEPQAWPANVRYGMDVKKQESFVGAKTVFESQPLQSRASVKYDTKLEPVSKGPTVFESQPAETRATTSWRDRKVDPAAAPTVFENQPKIIRVDASANRPLTSSSSEYETDTDEDEDEE; encoded by the exons ATGGCAGCGACCGCCTTGGCGAGAGAGACTCAGCCACGGTCAGCGCTCCAAGTCTCTGCACAGGTGGGGACTTCAGTAGGAGAGATGGCGCCAGTCCTCGGTGACGACCGGAGGGCTGGTCTTgagggagcggcggagacgcagtcAGATGCGGTTCTGGAAGCGCGAGACTCGCGAGCGGACGGCGCGATTGACGCGACGTCTTCCCAAAATGGAAAGCCCAACGAAGATACGGAAGAAAGCACCGAGGCGTCGTCAGGGGTCACgggggaagcggaggagTCCGGCGAACCGGAACCAAGCGCTGCGGCCGAAAATGATGAAGCAAGCGACGAACGACCTCCCGCGATATCTGAGAAAGAAAATTTGAGCGAGGAGGCTCCACAgggcgaagctgcagcgGATGCTGATGCGGAGCCAGGGGAGCTTTCCCCGGAGGCACAAGACGCCGCTTCTGTAACCGAGAAGCGCGAAGACGCACCCGTCGACGACTCCAAGGAGTGCTCGCCAAGTGCTAGAACCCCCCCTGCGAACACGGAGGTGCCTTCGGACACGCAGGGCGACTTGAGGGCCGCAATGCAGCGAGACTCAGCCAGCGCAGTGGATGCACGCGATCAGGAGAAATCCGCCTCCACTGACGTGAAAAGAGACGCTGCGACGATCCAAACGAACGAGCCGAAACCCGAGGATGTGGCGGCTGCGACAGGaccctccgcggcggaagccgaAGAACAGGCTACTCGGGCCGAGGAGCCCCAGCCGAGCCCGACGGCAGCCCTTCCAGCGGATGCCGCTACTAAGCAAGAACCGAGCGACGACCAGCCTCAGACTGCGACGCGgtcaggaggcgcagaagaagtgGCTGCTCTCGCTGGTGCGCCCGGCGCTCAAAGTCGAAAATccgcgaaggaggacgcCAAGGGTGATGCTGACATGccggcgtctggcgcgcccgcgtctgcagagacaggaaaagagaaagagTCTCCACAGTCAACGCCCGGTggcgagccgccggcgagcgccaacggcgagaggggggagaagaagctgaggaagaagaagaaggagaggaagacggtCTTTGAGAGCGTGCCGGAGCCTTCGAAGGCCCACACGGGCGctcgggctgcggcgcttgcgcGCAAGGAATCGCAGACGGTCTTCgagtccgcgcccgcggaaaAAAGTGCAGCGCACTTCCGAGCGTGTgagaaggcgccggagaggcagcagctgcgaacTGTTTTCGAGGCACAGAAGGCTGAGAAGAGCTCCGCCCACGTTCGGTACGGAGATAAAGCTCCTGATCGAACGGAGGGTCCGACTGTGTTtgaggcgcagcggacggcgaagagTACCGCAGACTTCAGAGCCGGCGAAAAGATCTCAGACCGCAAGGAGGGTCAGACTGTCTTCGAATCTCAGCGCTCTACAAAGAGCATCGCCGACTTTAGAGCGGACGAAAAGCTCTCCGACCGCAAGGAAGGCCGCACCGTCTACGAAGCTCAGCGATCGACGAAAAGCGTTGCGGACTTCCGGGCTGGGGAGAAGCTCTCAGACCGCAAGGAGGGTCAGACTGTGTTTGAATCTCAGCGCTCGACAAAGAGCATCGCCGACTTTAGAGCGGACGAAAAGCTCTCCGACCGCAAGGAAGGCCGCACCGTCTATGAAGCTCAGCGATCGGCGAAGAGCTCGGCAGACTTCAGAGCGGACGAAAAACTCTCTGACCGCAAGGAGGGACGCACGGTGTACGAGAGCGAGCCTCAAGCGTGGCCGGCGAATGTACGATACGGAA TGGATGTAAAGAAGCAAGAGAGTTTCGTGGGCGCCAAAACGGTGTTCGAGAGCCAGCCCCTCCAGTCTCGTGCCAGTGTCAAATACGACACCAAGCTGG AGCCTGTGAGCAAGGGACCGACTGTGTTTGAGAGCCAGCCCGctgagacgagggcgacgacgtcGTGGAGAGATCGCAAGGTCGatcctgccgcggcgccgactgTGTTCGAAAACCAGCCCAAG ATTATCCGCGTCGACGCGTCAGCCAACCGTCCACTGACgtcgagcagcagcgagtATGAAACTGACAcggacgaggacgaggacgaagaataa